One Rosa chinensis cultivar Old Blush chromosome 5, RchiOBHm-V2, whole genome shotgun sequence genomic region harbors:
- the LOC112166086 gene encoding putative disease resistance RPP13-like protein 1 isoform X2, protein MAEVVGGAFLSSALAVLFDRMASRPVVDFIRGKKTTAGLLHKLKIKLLSVNKLLDDAEEKQLRNSRVRDWLNELKDVLYHADDLLDEIKTEALRCKMEQEDSGSSSTNQVLKFSSISIHELDESLEPRILEILERLELIVNEKDVLDLKEGVKDRPQGRLPTTSLVEESSVYGRDEEKEAIIKLLLADGMTGNKIDVLPIVGMGGLGKTTLAQLVYNNDRVEQHFDHQSWSCVSEKFDVIKITQTIYGAVTSQTCTITDLNMLQVKLKKALSGEKFLFVLDDVWTVTNDEWDLLSRPFEGGGHGSKIIVTTRHEDVAGILGTLQSQHLMQLSEENCWSLFSTHAFKNAGATADPLLEVIGKQIAQKCKGLPLAAKSLGGLLCSEPNIERWEEVLNNDIWKLQYKKNGILPALWLSYHYLPPHLKRCFAYCSIFPQDHMFHKPDLVLLWMAEDLLPSKLKTTFEEVGGNYFDDLVSRSFFQHELYQHFTMHDLIHDLANFVSGEFCVRLEDNDSVLDNKSKSRHFFCVTPGFNQWDSFYEAKYLRTFLVPDSISFQCSRGPDLDDDILLKLTGLRVLKLLGYNIGELPSSISKLKHLRHLDLSGTSIKKLPDEMCTLYNLQTLLLLGCESLVELPTDLGRLINLRHLDIRDTKIKKMPPRMGKMKELQTLRGQFALDKCTGDNIVEIKELQQLRGTLCISGLRNSVHVTDAIMRKKKHLDELVLEWGGKSGDTDDRQKERDVLENLQPHTNLKELTIQSYGGTRFPGWLEDHSSLSNLVRLQLLDCGNCWSLLSVEQLPSLQELEIEGFNGALTVGSKPSPNLRKLSLRSCPEVIGTFMLACFPKLEILKLKHVNVESLDSATLLALVKLSIFYCPKFVGFRDGGLDAPSLMILKVETCPKLRSLPQHMHNLLPSLSYFELSDCPELESFPEGGLPSKLEVLRILRCKKLLIGNRMQWGLPTLTSLEFLSVHFEGCEQVVDSFPDEGLLPTTLSRLQINGISKLDGKGFRQLTSLKLLEILNCPELRCLPDEELPTSINYLDIYDCPLLEQRCQRETGEDWPKIAHVKTIRINHIVIRRAMAPGAL, encoded by the exons ATGGCTGAAGTTGTGGGTGGAgcttttctctcttctgcaCTTGCTGTTCTGTTTGATAGGATGGCTTCCCGTCCGGTTGTTGACTTCATCCGAGGAAAGAAGACCACCGCTGGGCTGCTCCACAAGTTGAAGATTAAGTTGTTGTCGGTTAATAAGTTGCTCGATGATGCAGAGGAGAAGCAACTCAGAAACTCTAGAGTCAGGGATTGGCTTAATGAGCTTAAAGATGTTCTCTATCATGCCGATGACCTGTTGGATGAAATCAAGACTGAAGCTCTGCGTTGCaagatggaacaagaagattctGGAAGCAGCAGCACAAATCAGGTACTCAAGTTTAGTTCTATTTCCATTCATGAACTTGACGAAAGTCTGGAACCCAGGATTCTGGAGATTCTTGAAAGATTAGAACTGATTGTCAACGAAAAAGATGTGCTTGATTTGAAAGAGGGTGTTAAGGATAGACCACAAGGAAGACTGCCTACAACTTCTTTGGTAGAAGAGTCTAGTGTATACGGAAGGGATGAAGAAAAGGAGGCCATTATCAAGTTATTGTTAGCGGATGGTATGACTGGAAATAAGATAGATGTGCTTCCAATTGTGGGCATGGGTGGGCTTGGAAAGACCACTCTTGCTCAACTCGTCTACAACAATGACAGAGTCGAGCAACATTTTGACCATCAATCATGGTCTTGTGTTTCAGAAAAATTTGATGTTATCAAAATAACACAGACAATTTACGGGGCGGTCACTTCACAAACTTGTACCATCACAGACCTAAACATGCTTCAAGTTAAACTAAAGAAGGCGTTGTCAGGGGAGAAATTTctctttgttcttgatgatgtttGGACTGTGACTAATGACGAGTGGGATCTCTTAAGCCGACCCTTTGAGGGTGGAGGTCATGGAAGTAAGATCATTGTCACAACACGTCATGAAGATGTTGCAGGCATTTTAGGTACCCTTCAAAGTCAACATCTAATGCAACTATCTGAGGAAAATTGCTGGTCGTTGTTCTCAACACATGCCTTCAAAAATGCAGGTGCCACTGCAGATCCGTTGCTTGAAGTGATTGGAAAACAGATTGCTCAAAAGTGTAAAGGACTCCCTTTAGCTGCAAAATCACTTGGGGGTCTTTTATGTTCTGAACCAAATATTGAGAGATGGGAAGAAGTATTGAACAATGACATATGGAAGTTGCAATATAAAAAGAATGGCATTTTGCCAGCTCTATGGTTGAGCTACCATTATCTACCTCCACATCTGAAGCGCTGTTTTGCTTACTGTTCCATATTTCCGCAAGATCATATGTTTCACAAACCAGATCTGGTTTTGTTGTGGATGGCTGAAGATCTCTTACCGTCGAAATTGAAGACTACATTTGAGGAAGTCGGAGGGAACTACTTTGATGATCTAGTGTCAAGGTCGTTTTTTCAACATGAACTATATCAGCACTTCACAATGCATGACCTCATTCATGACCTGGCAAACTTTGTCTCCGGAGAGTTTTGTGTTAGGTTGGAGGACAATGACTCAGTGCTGGACAACAAAAGCAAGAGTCGCCACTTTTTTTGTGTGACCCCCGGTTTTAATCAATGGGACAGTTTTTATGAAGCCAAGTATCTGCGGACCTTTCTTGTACCAGATTCGATATCCTTCCAATGCTCCAGAGGTCCTGACTTAGATGATGATATTCTCTTGAAACTTACGGGTTTAAGAGTGCTCAAATTATTAGGGTACAATATTGGTGAGCTGCCTAGTTCAATTAGCAAGTTGAAGCATCTAAGGCACTTGGACTTGTCTGGCACATCAATTAAAAAGTTACCTGATGAAATGTGTACTTTATATAATTTACAGACTTTATTGTTGTTGGGTTGTGAATCTCTAGTTGAGTTGCCAACTGATTTGGGAAGATTAATCAACTTGCGTCATCTTGATATTAGagacacaaaaataaaaaagatgccCCCAAGGATGGGTAAAATGAAAGAGCTCCAAACATTAAGAGGTCAGTTTGCCCTAGACAAGTGCACTGGTGATAACATTGTCGAGATTAAAGAGCTTCAGCAGTTGCGCGGAACACTCTGTATCTCGGGGCTTCGTAATAGCGTGCATGTCACAGATGCCATTATGAGAAAGAAGAAGCATCTGGATGAGTTAGTTTTGGAATGGGGAGGCAAGTCTGGTGACACCGACGATagacaaaaagagagagatgtgCTGGAGAACCTCCAACCTCATACAAACCTAAAAGAACTCACCATTCAATCTTATGGGGGCACAAGATTTCCAGGTTGGTTGGAAGATCATTCTAGTTTATCTAATCTGGTTCGCCTTCAACTTCTGGATTGTGGAAATTGTTGGTCGTTGCTGTCAGTTGAGCAGCTACCCTCCCTCCAAGAGCTTGAGATTGAAGGATTTAATGGAGCGCTGACTGTGGGTTCTAAGCCTTCTCCTAATCTTCGTAAGCTTAGTCTGAGGTCTTGTCCCGAGGTAATCGGGACATTCATGTTAGCCTGCTTCCCAAAGCTTGAAATACTCAAATTGAAGCATGTTAATGTAGAATCTCTTGATTCCGCTACACTCCTCGCCCTAGTCAAACTTTCAATATTTTATTGCCCAAAATTTGTTGGTTTTCGCGATGGAGGGCTGGACGCGCCCAGCTTGATGATCTTAAAAGTCGAAACATGTCCGAAACTGAGGTCATTGCCGCAACACATGCACAACCTTCTCCCATCTCTCAGCTACTTTGAACTATCTGATTGTCCAGAATTGGAATCATTTCCCGAAGGGGGATTGCCGTCTAAGTTGGAAGTCTTGCGCATCCTGCGTTGCAAGAAACTTCTCATTGGAAACCGTATGCAGTGGGGTCTACCAACACTCACCTCTCTTGAATTCTTGAGCGTCCACTTTGAGGGATGTGAACAAGTTGTAGATTCATTTCCAGACGAGGGGCTGCTGCCCACCACTCTCTCACGACTCCAGATCAATGGTATTTCGAAGCTGGACGGCAAGGGGTTTAGGCAACTCACCTCTCTTAAACTGTTGGAAATTCTCAATTGCCCAGAACTCCGGTGCTTGCCAGATGAAGAGCTACCCACTTCTATTAATTATCTGGACATCTATGATTGTCCTTTACTAGAACAACGTTGCCAGAGAGAGACAGGGGAAGATTGGCCCAAGATTGCTCACGTCAAGACCATTCGAATCAATCACATAGTTATACGACGTGCAATG gctccaGGTGCTTTGTAA
- the LOC112166086 gene encoding putative disease resistance RPP13-like protein 1 isoform X1 yields MAEVVGGAFLSSALAVLFDRMASRPVVDFIRGKKTTAGLLHKLKIKLLSVNKLLDDAEEKQLRNSRVRDWLNELKDVLYHADDLLDEIKTEALRCKMEQEDSGSSSTNQVLKFSSISIHELDESLEPRILEILERLELIVNEKDVLDLKEGVKDRPQGRLPTTSLVEESSVYGRDEEKEAIIKLLLADGMTGNKIDVLPIVGMGGLGKTTLAQLVYNNDRVEQHFDHQSWSCVSEKFDVIKITQTIYGAVTSQTCTITDLNMLQVKLKKALSGEKFLFVLDDVWTVTNDEWDLLSRPFEGGGHGSKIIVTTRHEDVAGILGTLQSQHLMQLSEENCWSLFSTHAFKNAGATADPLLEVIGKQIAQKCKGLPLAAKSLGGLLCSEPNIERWEEVLNNDIWKLQYKKNGILPALWLSYHYLPPHLKRCFAYCSIFPQDHMFHKPDLVLLWMAEDLLPSKLKTTFEEVGGNYFDDLVSRSFFQHELYQHFTMHDLIHDLANFVSGEFCVRLEDNDSVLDNKSKSRHFFCVTPGFNQWDSFYEAKYLRTFLVPDSISFQCSRGPDLDDDILLKLTGLRVLKLLGYNIGELPSSISKLKHLRHLDLSGTSIKKLPDEMCTLYNLQTLLLLGCESLVELPTDLGRLINLRHLDIRDTKIKKMPPRMGKMKELQTLRGQFALDKCTGDNIVEIKELQQLRGTLCISGLRNSVHVTDAIMRKKKHLDELVLEWGGKSGDTDDRQKERDVLENLQPHTNLKELTIQSYGGTRFPGWLEDHSSLSNLVRLQLLDCGNCWSLLSVEQLPSLQELEIEGFNGALTVGSKPSPNLRKLSLRSCPEVIGTFMLACFPKLEILKLKHVNVESLDSATLLALVKLSIFYCPKFVGFRDGGLDAPSLMILKVETCPKLRSLPQHMHNLLPSLSYFELSDCPELESFPEGGLPSKLEVLRILRCKKLLIGNRMQWGLPTLTSLEFLSVHFEGCEQVVDSFPDEGLLPTTLSRLQINGISKLDGKGFRQLTSLKLLEILNCPELRCLPDEELPTSINYLDIYDCPLLEQRCQRETGEDWPKIAHVKTIRVISNKYSSSSFTSLFI; encoded by the exons ATGGCTGAAGTTGTGGGTGGAgcttttctctcttctgcaCTTGCTGTTCTGTTTGATAGGATGGCTTCCCGTCCGGTTGTTGACTTCATCCGAGGAAAGAAGACCACCGCTGGGCTGCTCCACAAGTTGAAGATTAAGTTGTTGTCGGTTAATAAGTTGCTCGATGATGCAGAGGAGAAGCAACTCAGAAACTCTAGAGTCAGGGATTGGCTTAATGAGCTTAAAGATGTTCTCTATCATGCCGATGACCTGTTGGATGAAATCAAGACTGAAGCTCTGCGTTGCaagatggaacaagaagattctGGAAGCAGCAGCACAAATCAGGTACTCAAGTTTAGTTCTATTTCCATTCATGAACTTGACGAAAGTCTGGAACCCAGGATTCTGGAGATTCTTGAAAGATTAGAACTGATTGTCAACGAAAAAGATGTGCTTGATTTGAAAGAGGGTGTTAAGGATAGACCACAAGGAAGACTGCCTACAACTTCTTTGGTAGAAGAGTCTAGTGTATACGGAAGGGATGAAGAAAAGGAGGCCATTATCAAGTTATTGTTAGCGGATGGTATGACTGGAAATAAGATAGATGTGCTTCCAATTGTGGGCATGGGTGGGCTTGGAAAGACCACTCTTGCTCAACTCGTCTACAACAATGACAGAGTCGAGCAACATTTTGACCATCAATCATGGTCTTGTGTTTCAGAAAAATTTGATGTTATCAAAATAACACAGACAATTTACGGGGCGGTCACTTCACAAACTTGTACCATCACAGACCTAAACATGCTTCAAGTTAAACTAAAGAAGGCGTTGTCAGGGGAGAAATTTctctttgttcttgatgatgtttGGACTGTGACTAATGACGAGTGGGATCTCTTAAGCCGACCCTTTGAGGGTGGAGGTCATGGAAGTAAGATCATTGTCACAACACGTCATGAAGATGTTGCAGGCATTTTAGGTACCCTTCAAAGTCAACATCTAATGCAACTATCTGAGGAAAATTGCTGGTCGTTGTTCTCAACACATGCCTTCAAAAATGCAGGTGCCACTGCAGATCCGTTGCTTGAAGTGATTGGAAAACAGATTGCTCAAAAGTGTAAAGGACTCCCTTTAGCTGCAAAATCACTTGGGGGTCTTTTATGTTCTGAACCAAATATTGAGAGATGGGAAGAAGTATTGAACAATGACATATGGAAGTTGCAATATAAAAAGAATGGCATTTTGCCAGCTCTATGGTTGAGCTACCATTATCTACCTCCACATCTGAAGCGCTGTTTTGCTTACTGTTCCATATTTCCGCAAGATCATATGTTTCACAAACCAGATCTGGTTTTGTTGTGGATGGCTGAAGATCTCTTACCGTCGAAATTGAAGACTACATTTGAGGAAGTCGGAGGGAACTACTTTGATGATCTAGTGTCAAGGTCGTTTTTTCAACATGAACTATATCAGCACTTCACAATGCATGACCTCATTCATGACCTGGCAAACTTTGTCTCCGGAGAGTTTTGTGTTAGGTTGGAGGACAATGACTCAGTGCTGGACAACAAAAGCAAGAGTCGCCACTTTTTTTGTGTGACCCCCGGTTTTAATCAATGGGACAGTTTTTATGAAGCCAAGTATCTGCGGACCTTTCTTGTACCAGATTCGATATCCTTCCAATGCTCCAGAGGTCCTGACTTAGATGATGATATTCTCTTGAAACTTACGGGTTTAAGAGTGCTCAAATTATTAGGGTACAATATTGGTGAGCTGCCTAGTTCAATTAGCAAGTTGAAGCATCTAAGGCACTTGGACTTGTCTGGCACATCAATTAAAAAGTTACCTGATGAAATGTGTACTTTATATAATTTACAGACTTTATTGTTGTTGGGTTGTGAATCTCTAGTTGAGTTGCCAACTGATTTGGGAAGATTAATCAACTTGCGTCATCTTGATATTAGagacacaaaaataaaaaagatgccCCCAAGGATGGGTAAAATGAAAGAGCTCCAAACATTAAGAGGTCAGTTTGCCCTAGACAAGTGCACTGGTGATAACATTGTCGAGATTAAAGAGCTTCAGCAGTTGCGCGGAACACTCTGTATCTCGGGGCTTCGTAATAGCGTGCATGTCACAGATGCCATTATGAGAAAGAAGAAGCATCTGGATGAGTTAGTTTTGGAATGGGGAGGCAAGTCTGGTGACACCGACGATagacaaaaagagagagatgtgCTGGAGAACCTCCAACCTCATACAAACCTAAAAGAACTCACCATTCAATCTTATGGGGGCACAAGATTTCCAGGTTGGTTGGAAGATCATTCTAGTTTATCTAATCTGGTTCGCCTTCAACTTCTGGATTGTGGAAATTGTTGGTCGTTGCTGTCAGTTGAGCAGCTACCCTCCCTCCAAGAGCTTGAGATTGAAGGATTTAATGGAGCGCTGACTGTGGGTTCTAAGCCTTCTCCTAATCTTCGTAAGCTTAGTCTGAGGTCTTGTCCCGAGGTAATCGGGACATTCATGTTAGCCTGCTTCCCAAAGCTTGAAATACTCAAATTGAAGCATGTTAATGTAGAATCTCTTGATTCCGCTACACTCCTCGCCCTAGTCAAACTTTCAATATTTTATTGCCCAAAATTTGTTGGTTTTCGCGATGGAGGGCTGGACGCGCCCAGCTTGATGATCTTAAAAGTCGAAACATGTCCGAAACTGAGGTCATTGCCGCAACACATGCACAACCTTCTCCCATCTCTCAGCTACTTTGAACTATCTGATTGTCCAGAATTGGAATCATTTCCCGAAGGGGGATTGCCGTCTAAGTTGGAAGTCTTGCGCATCCTGCGTTGCAAGAAACTTCTCATTGGAAACCGTATGCAGTGGGGTCTACCAACACTCACCTCTCTTGAATTCTTGAGCGTCCACTTTGAGGGATGTGAACAAGTTGTAGATTCATTTCCAGACGAGGGGCTGCTGCCCACCACTCTCTCACGACTCCAGATCAATGGTATTTCGAAGCTGGACGGCAAGGGGTTTAGGCAACTCACCTCTCTTAAACTGTTGGAAATTCTCAATTGCCCAGAACTCCGGTGCTTGCCAGATGAAGAGCTACCCACTTCTATTAATTATCTGGACATCTATGATTGTCCTTTACTAGAACAACGTTGCCAGAGAGAGACAGGGGAAGATTGGCCCAAGATTGCTCACGTCAAGACCATTC GAGTAATTTCCAATAAGTATTCTAGTTCTTCTTTCACGAGTCTCTTCATCTAG